A single genomic interval of Peribacillus sp. FSL H8-0477 harbors:
- a CDS encoding YxlC family protein, translating to MKVDEEKQIKEAFEKITEGLESSPPNLATLSMMLNKKKSEHKRRLNRELMFFMLIACFCIIILTLVLANAPTLYIGIQVLGIVSVPCVMIWRNKKSEQGDSVL from the coding sequence ATGAAGGTCGATGAAGAGAAGCAAATTAAAGAAGCATTTGAAAAAATCACGGAAGGATTAGAAAGTTCACCCCCGAATCTAGCGACATTATCGATGATGTTGAATAAGAAAAAATCGGAACACAAGAGAAGGTTAAATAGAGAATTGATGTTTTTTATGCTGATCGCCTGCTTCTGCATTATCATTCTAACGTTAGTTTTAGCAAATGCACCTACTCTTTATATCGGCATTCAAGTATTGGGAATCGTTTCCGTACCTTGTGTCATGATTTGGAGAAATAAAAAATCAGAACAAGGTGATTCAGTCCTATGA
- a CDS encoding ABC transporter substrate-binding protein: MKVKKWLGAFSLLTLFMLVLVGCSDDKKSSGEADGETKKGAMKSYAVGDTFKAEEPMELSIMYSDQPTYPYKKDWLFWDQVKEKTNVSLKPTIIPMSDYPQKRSLLISSGKSPLIIPKTYPGEEAPFVSSGAILPVSDYMDKMPHFKEKVEKWNMEPELEALRQNDGKFYVLPGLHEEVWPDYTLLVRTDILEKNKLDIPTTWDELYEVMKELKEIYPDVTPFSDRFQFNSTLNIAATSFGTKGGWGFGSGLKYNESEDKFEYVSTKDEYKEMLTYFNKLVSEGLLDKESFTQDDEQAVQKFVSGKSFFINGNSQTVVLHRTDMDKLIGKGKYSVAKITVPGGPAGQLMSGSRLENGVMISSKAKESENFEAILQFIDWLYYSDEGLEFSKWGVEGTTYTKTDGVRKLAEGVNYNGLNPAGTKDLRIDYGFSGGVFAYGGTTDLLQSMMAEEEIKFQEDMKKVKTVLPAEPPIPYSIEDKERVTLLSTPLKDFTDQNTLQFIIGDRDLSEFDKYVEELHSQGLDQYLELANKTYKDSKK; encoded by the coding sequence GTGAAAGTGAAAAAGTGGTTAGGTGCGTTTAGTTTACTTACCCTATTTATGTTGGTACTAGTTGGATGCTCAGATGACAAGAAGTCTTCAGGTGAAGCTGACGGAGAAACGAAAAAAGGGGCTATGAAGTCTTATGCAGTGGGTGATACATTCAAAGCAGAGGAGCCAATGGAACTGTCAATCATGTATTCTGATCAGCCTACCTATCCATATAAGAAGGATTGGTTGTTTTGGGATCAAGTAAAGGAAAAAACAAATGTATCGTTGAAACCTACCATTATACCAATGAGTGATTATCCGCAGAAAAGGAGTTTGTTAATTAGTTCAGGAAAATCTCCATTAATTATTCCGAAAACATATCCTGGTGAAGAAGCTCCATTTGTTTCTTCCGGAGCGATTCTTCCAGTAAGTGATTATATGGATAAAATGCCTCACTTTAAAGAGAAAGTGGAAAAATGGAACATGGAACCCGAATTAGAAGCCCTTCGTCAGAACGATGGAAAATTCTATGTCCTGCCTGGCCTGCATGAGGAAGTTTGGCCGGATTATACCCTTCTTGTCAGAACAGATATACTCGAAAAAAATAAGCTGGATATACCGACAACATGGGATGAACTGTATGAAGTGATGAAGGAGTTAAAAGAAATCTATCCCGATGTTACACCATTTTCTGATCGGTTTCAGTTTAATAGTACCCTTAATATCGCAGCAACTAGTTTTGGCACAAAAGGCGGCTGGGGATTTGGATCCGGTTTGAAATATAATGAATCGGAAGATAAATTCGAGTATGTCTCCACAAAAGATGAGTATAAAGAAATGCTCACTTATTTTAATAAATTAGTCTCAGAAGGTTTATTGGATAAAGAAAGCTTTACGCAAGATGATGAACAAGCTGTGCAAAAATTTGTTTCAGGAAAATCATTTTTTATCAACGGTAATTCGCAGACCGTTGTGCTTCACCGTACAGATATGGACAAACTAATTGGGAAAGGGAAATACTCGGTAGCCAAAATTACCGTTCCAGGAGGACCAGCAGGACAGCTGATGTCTGGATCTCGTTTAGAGAATGGTGTCATGATTTCATCTAAAGCAAAAGAAAGCGAGAATTTCGAAGCGATTCTCCAATTTATTGACTGGTTATATTACAGTGATGAAGGATTAGAATTCTCTAAATGGGGCGTAGAAGGTACGACCTATACGAAAACAGATGGCGTAAGAAAATTAGCTGAAGGTGTTAATTACAATGGATTAAATCCAGCAGGAACAAAGGATTTACGTATTGATTATGGGTTCTCTGGAGGAGTATTTGCTTACGGTGGAACAACTGATCTTCTACAATCGATGATGGCTGAAGAAGAAATTAAGTTCCAAGAAGATATGAAAAAAGTAAAAACTGTACTTCCGGCTGAACCACCTATTCCATACTCAATTGAAGACAAGGAACGAGTGACGCTGCTTAGTACGCCATTAAAAGATTTCACTGACCAAAATACACTGCAATTTATTATCGGTGATCGTGATTTAAGTGAATTCGATAAATATGTAGAAGAATTACATTCTCAAGGGTTAGATCAGTATCTAGAATTAGCCAATAAAACGTATAAAGACAGCAAAAAGTAA
- the sigY gene encoding RNA polymerase sigma factor SigY, whose amino-acid sequence MKEFEEHQLITLAQQGDEAAFTALFQRHYSFIYNYLIKMTFNPMIAEELLQETMLKCYLQITSFNHQSKFTSWLITIATRTYIDLLRKKKRERGLFKRAADEHSSSLKWELQLKKVDFNEVMEAISTLKPLYRIPLLLRHYYGFTYVEIGEILNCQEGTAKSRVNKSIKLVRKEMQEDEGR is encoded by the coding sequence TTGAAGGAGTTTGAAGAACATCAGCTCATCACACTTGCTCAGCAAGGGGATGAAGCCGCTTTTACTGCGCTTTTTCAACGGCATTATTCTTTTATCTATAATTATTTAATTAAAATGACTTTTAATCCTATGATTGCTGAAGAGCTACTACAAGAAACTATGCTGAAATGCTATCTTCAAATTACTTCTTTCAATCATCAGAGCAAGTTTACCAGCTGGTTAATTACGATTGCTACTCGGACCTATATTGATTTATTGCGCAAAAAAAAGCGAGAACGAGGGTTATTCAAACGAGCAGCGGATGAACATTCTTCTTCACTAAAGTGGGAATTACAGCTGAAAAAAGTTGACTTCAATGAAGTGATGGAGGCGATTTCTACACTAAAACCATTGTATCGTATTCCTTTATTATTACGGCATTATTATGGATTCACCTATGTTGAAATCGGTGAAATTCTAAATTGTCAGGAAGGTACCGCGAAATCTAGAGTCAATAAAAGCATAAAACTGGTTAGAAAGGAGATGCAAGAAGATGAAGGTCGATGA
- a CDS encoding ABC transporter permease, with product METKKVKKLETSRKFKRIVKDWQLYSLLILPIIYLLIFKYGPMLGNVIAFRRFMPGGSIFGEEWVGLHYFKIFIQDPTFWKVFTNTLTLGGLTLLFCFPMPIIFALLLNELKSKKFKKFVQTASYLPHFLSIVIIAGMILQLTASNGTINFIVEFFTGERIGFMQKAEWFRTIYITSEIWQGLGWGAILYLAALTTIDETLYEAAKIDGANRWKQTIHITIPGILPTIITLLILNIGSFMAVGFEKILLIYNPLNYDKSDVISTYLYRVGLEANNFSYATAIGLFESIIGLVLVLSANTLSRKMTDRSLW from the coding sequence ATGGAAACGAAAAAAGTAAAAAAACTAGAAACATCAAGAAAGTTCAAACGAATAGTAAAAGATTGGCAGTTGTATTCGCTGCTGATCTTGCCCATTATCTATTTGTTAATCTTTAAATATGGTCCAATGTTGGGAAATGTGATTGCATTTAGACGATTTATGCCTGGAGGCAGTATTTTCGGAGAAGAATGGGTAGGTCTTCATTACTTTAAGATTTTCATTCAGGATCCGACTTTCTGGAAAGTGTTTACGAACACACTTACTTTAGGCGGGTTGACCTTGTTATTTTGTTTCCCTATGCCGATTATCTTCGCCTTATTATTAAATGAATTAAAATCGAAAAAATTTAAGAAATTTGTTCAGACCGCATCGTATCTTCCTCACTTTCTGTCTATCGTCATCATTGCGGGAATGATTCTACAGTTAACAGCCTCTAACGGGACCATTAACTTTATTGTTGAATTTTTCACAGGAGAGCGTATCGGTTTTATGCAAAAAGCAGAATGGTTCAGAACCATTTATATTACTTCAGAAATCTGGCAGGGACTCGGATGGGGAGCCATTTTATATTTAGCTGCTTTAACAACTATTGATGAAACTTTATATGAAGCGGCGAAAATTGACGGAGCAAATCGCTGGAAGCAAACCATTCATATAACCATTCCTGGGATCTTACCGACCATTATTACCTTGCTTATCTTAAATATCGGCTCCTTTATGGCAGTTGGTTTTGAAAAAATTCTCTTAATCTATAATCCTCTTAACTACGATAAATCAGACGTCATATCAACCTACTTATATCGTGTTGGACTTGAAGCAAATAATTTTAGCTATGCAACGGCCATCGGATTATTTGAATCCATCATTGGGTTGGTTCTCGTTTTATCAGCTAATACGCTTTCAAGAAAAATGACCGATAGAAGTTTGTGGTAA
- a CDS encoding glycoside hydrolase family 43 protein — translation MKEGLFLIQNPILKGFNPDPSICRVGDDYYIAVSTFEWFPGVQIHHSRDLKNWHLISRPLNRVSQLNMLGNPDSGGVWAPCLSYSDGRFWLIYSDIKVVDGNTWKDGHNYLVTCDEIDGEWSEPIYLNSSGFDPSLFHDVDGRKYLVNMVWDQRGYNHRFYGIVLQEYSHAEKKLIGKPEIIFKGTDWGLTEAPHLYFINDYYYLLTAEGGTKYEHAATIARSKNLNGPYEVHPENPLITTWTDPQNPLQKAGHASIVETQNGEWYLVHLTGRPIRKEKPVYERGYCPLGRETAIQALEWRDNWPYVIGGNTPSWEVESPNLLEEKWEKDFDTKDDFNSTVLNHHFQTLRIPFNEEIGSLTERPGYLRLYGRESLHSVFTQAHVARRWQSFYFDAETKVEFNPESFQQMAGLLCYYNTKNWVYAHVTWNEEKGRILDLMVYDRVASSFPLAGKEVPLPDDLKALYLKVEVRKETFQFMYSFDGSDWTHLSEPFESYKLSDDYITHGGFFTGAFVGMHCQDTSGRRLHADFDYFNYEEIE, via the coding sequence ATGAAGGAGGGATTATTTTTGATTCAGAATCCGATCTTAAAAGGGTTTAATCCGGATCCAAGTATTTGCCGAGTGGGGGATGATTATTACATAGCTGTTTCAACATTTGAGTGGTTTCCGGGGGTACAGATTCATCATTCTCGGGATTTGAAAAATTGGCATTTGATCAGCAGGCCGTTGAATCGTGTTAGTCAGTTGAACATGTTGGGAAATCCTGATTCAGGTGGTGTTTGGGCGCCTTGTTTGAGTTATTCAGATGGGCGGTTTTGGTTGATTTATTCAGATATCAAAGTTGTGGATGGGAACACTTGGAAGGATGGGCATAATTATTTAGTCACGTGTGATGAAATAGATGGTGAATGGAGTGAACCCATTTATTTAAACAGCTCTGGTTTTGATCCTTCACTGTTTCATGATGTGGACGGCCGAAAATATTTAGTAAATATGGTCTGGGATCAACGAGGGTATAATCATCGTTTCTATGGAATTGTCCTGCAAGAATATAGTCATGCGGAGAAGAAGTTGATTGGAAAGCCGGAAATTATATTTAAGGGAACAGACTGGGGATTAACGGAAGCGCCGCATCTGTATTTTATAAACGACTATTATTATTTATTAACGGCTGAAGGCGGGACAAAATATGAGCATGCAGCCACAATCGCACGTTCAAAAAACTTGAATGGTCCCTATGAGGTGCATCCAGAAAATCCACTCATTACAACGTGGACTGATCCTCAAAACCCATTACAAAAAGCTGGACATGCATCGATAGTGGAAACACAAAATGGCGAGTGGTACTTAGTCCACTTAACTGGACGGCCGATTAGAAAAGAGAAACCGGTGTATGAAAGAGGGTATTGTCCGCTGGGAAGGGAAACAGCGATTCAAGCGCTTGAATGGCGGGATAACTGGCCATATGTAATTGGTGGAAACACACCTTCATGGGAAGTAGAAAGTCCAAATCTTCTTGAAGAAAAATGGGAAAAAGACTTTGATACAAAAGATGATTTCAATTCAACTGTTTTAAATCACCATTTTCAAACACTGCGGATTCCATTTAATGAAGAAATCGGTTCGCTGACAGAACGACCTGGATATTTGCGCTTATACGGTAGAGAGTCATTGCACTCAGTATTCACACAAGCTCATGTGGCTCGGCGTTGGCAAAGCTTTTACTTTGATGCGGAAACGAAGGTAGAGTTCAATCCAGAATCCTTTCAGCAAATGGCAGGGTTACTTTGCTACTACAATACAAAAAACTGGGTATACGCTCATGTTACATGGAATGAAGAAAAAGGACGAATCCTTGATTTAATGGTATATGATCGAGTTGCATCGAGTTTTCCGTTAGCCGGAAAAGAAGTCCCGTTACCGGATGATTTGAAAGCGCTTTATTTAAAGGTGGAAGTACGAAAAGAGACTTTCCAGTTCATGTATTCATTTGATGGCAGTGATTGGACTCATCTTTCCGAACCATTTGAATCTTATAAACTCTCCGATGATTATATTACTCATGGTGGTTTTTTTACAGGGGCGTTTGTCGGTATGCACTGCCAAGATACATCAGGAAGAAGACTTCATGCAGACTTTGATTATTTCAATTATGAGGAAATTGAATAA
- a CDS encoding MFS transporter permease, with product MKKSYIVMLVSLLMAVGMMAWAFVVNDDVKVYLPIFFAVGLGLALLRVFVNSSIKKMKGKSWLIKIVFFAVLLGFGLPFQSWFRNKVLFSMDTEYIIPSIIIMVLGVLFMTPFFSYLMNRLKKKSAVSSS from the coding sequence GTGAAAAAGTCTTATATTGTTATGCTAGTATCGCTTTTAATGGCTGTTGGAATGATGGCTTGGGCGTTTGTAGTCAATGATGATGTGAAGGTGTATTTACCGATTTTCTTTGCTGTTGGTTTGGGATTAGCTCTATTGCGTGTGTTTGTGAACAGCTCGATTAAAAAAATGAAAGGGAAGAGCTGGCTGATTAAGATTGTATTCTTTGCGGTGCTGCTTGGGTTTGGTTTGCCTTTTCAATCATGGTTTAGAAATAAAGTATTGTTTAGTATGGATACCGAGTATATAATTCCTAGCATTATTATTATGGTGTTAGGCGTTCTCTTTATGACACCCTTCTTTAGTTATCTGATGAATAGACTAAAAAAGAAGAGCGCTGTTTCCAGCAGTTAG
- a CDS encoding ABC transporter ATP-binding protein, translated as MKNLSKTFNDQVVVNDVSFELEHGRCVALIGPNGAGKTTLLKMLTGLIAYKQGEISFQKEKEWKQDIGFLPQVPYFYEWMTPEEFLRFVGGLSKMDEVLLSQRIEEVLTDTGLTDVRNKKIQGFSGGMKQRLGLAQAILHEPALLFLDEPVSALDPVGRREVMSILSNLKAKTTILYSTHVLHDAEEISDDILLMKNGEIISDGTLEQLLSQTSNVYVVESSSAFPADNNFNLNLLKHNKAEVSFDSIEEKKQFLQWCVDQDINLVSFQENKQTLETLFMEAVKP; from the coding sequence GTGAAGAACTTATCAAAAACATTTAATGATCAAGTGGTTGTAAATGATGTAAGTTTTGAATTGGAACACGGTCGTTGTGTGGCCTTGATTGGTCCAAATGGAGCTGGAAAAACGACACTATTGAAGATGTTAACAGGTTTGATTGCATATAAACAGGGAGAAATATCATTCCAAAAAGAAAAAGAATGGAAGCAGGATATCGGTTTTTTACCGCAGGTTCCCTACTTTTATGAGTGGATGACCCCAGAGGAATTTTTACGTTTTGTAGGTGGCTTATCCAAGATGGACGAAGTTCTTTTATCTCAGAGAATTGAGGAAGTTCTTACCGACACAGGACTTACTGATGTAAGGAATAAGAAAATTCAAGGATTTTCAGGCGGTATGAAGCAGCGACTCGGTTTAGCACAAGCCATTCTCCATGAACCTGCTCTTCTGTTTTTAGATGAACCTGTATCTGCACTTGATCCTGTAGGCAGGCGTGAGGTTATGTCTATTCTGTCCAACTTGAAAGCAAAGACGACGATTCTTTACTCGACGCATGTATTGCACGATGCAGAAGAAATTAGTGATGATATTCTTTTGATGAAGAACGGAGAAATCATCTCAGATGGAACGCTGGAACAGTTATTATCTCAAACTTCCAATGTGTATGTAGTCGAAAGTTCATCTGCATTTCCAGCAGACAATAACTTTAACTTAAATTTGCTCAAGCATAATAAAGCAGAGGTCTCATTTGATTCTATTGAAGAGAAAAAACAGTTTTTACAATGGTGTGTGGACCAAGATATCAATCTCGTTTCGTTTCAAGAAAATAAACAAACGCTCGAAACGTTATTTATGGAAGCGGTGAAACCATGA
- a CDS encoding ABC transporter permease yields MRGFFTLVNKEYLGIIRSKKIIWLPIVFMLMTLTQPLTLYYMEDILKMGGGLPEGSILQMPVPNAGEVMASVLSQLNTLGVLVIVVAVMSTISDERKSGSLTFILIRPVSSLQIVGSKTLAEGSIVVGSFICGYLLSYYYTVILFTTIPLHQVIESMLIYSLYCLFIVVCVIFSSALLTSNGAIAIVNILFFSVLSIASSLFSDFLKWSPAELSSHAMSKLINEPTNGLPGSIFVTIFLMILLLYAGARAVDQKRV; encoded by the coding sequence ATGAGAGGATTTTTCACACTTGTTAACAAAGAATACTTAGGGATTATCCGTAGTAAAAAAATTATCTGGCTGCCCATCGTTTTTATGCTGATGACGCTCACCCAGCCGCTCACTCTGTATTACATGGAGGATATTTTAAAAATGGGCGGCGGGCTTCCGGAAGGTTCTATTTTGCAAATGCCTGTACCTAATGCAGGGGAAGTCATGGCATCCGTCCTGTCACAGTTGAATACTTTAGGCGTTCTCGTCATAGTGGTAGCGGTAATGTCAACAATCTCAGATGAACGAAAAAGTGGATCGTTAACGTTTATCCTCATCCGGCCCGTATCTAGTTTGCAAATCGTTGGCAGTAAAACACTTGCGGAAGGATCAATAGTGGTAGGATCATTTATCTGCGGCTACCTCTTATCCTATTATTATACGGTTATTTTGTTTACTACCATTCCATTGCATCAAGTAATCGAAAGCATGCTGATTTATAGCTTATATTGCTTGTTCATTGTTGTCTGTGTCATCTTCAGCAGTGCACTATTAACGAGCAATGGAGCCATTGCAATTGTGAATATCTTGTTTTTCTCTGTCTTATCGATTGCCAGCAGTCTGTTTTCGGATTTCCTAAAATGGAGTCCAGCAGAACTAAGCAGCCACGCCATGAGCAAGTTAATTAACGAACCGACGAACGGCTTACCTGGAAGTATTTTCGTAACGATTTTTCTGATGATCTTGTTGCTTTATGCAGGTGCACGAGCTGTTGATCAAAAACGGGTATGA
- a CDS encoding GNAT family N-acetyltransferase, which produces MYGEKVLPMIYEISKATIDNKETISNLLQFYIYDFSEFIDAHVEENGRFSEYPLNDYWTENNHFAYLIRINGKYAGFVLVKRIEAETGVYFSIAEFFIMKMYRRIGVGKSVAKEILHIHKGNWRVFQMKNNETAQLFWRNVIKEYTGGQYTERIEDGKRIIQEFVSQQ; this is translated from the coding sequence ATGTATGGGGAGAAGGTGCTGCCGATGATCTACGAAATTAGTAAAGCGACTATCGATAATAAGGAAACAATTTCGAACTTACTACAATTTTACATCTACGATTTTTCAGAGTTTATTGACGCACACGTTGAAGAAAATGGGAGATTCAGTGAGTATCCCTTAAACGATTATTGGACAGAAAATAATCATTTCGCTTATTTAATTAGGATCAATGGAAAATATGCAGGCTTCGTCTTAGTAAAAAGGATAGAAGCAGAAACGGGAGTCTATTTTTCCATCGCTGAATTCTTTATTATGAAAATGTATCGAAGAATAGGTGTAGGCAAATCAGTCGCTAAAGAAATACTTCATATACATAAAGGGAATTGGCGAGTTTTTCAAATGAAAAACAATGAAACAGCACAATTGTTTTGGCGAAACGTTATTAAGGAATACACAGGAGGACAATATACTGAACGAATAGAAGATGGAAAAAGAATAATACAAGAGTTCGTGAGTCAACAGTAA
- a CDS encoding gamma-type small acid-soluble spore protein — protein MRENDKQTEDTFTVAGTNIDAVKRQNERSGMSYKEVQELLARTTGGHGTAIYSDTNIEKVKEQNQQSTD, from the coding sequence ATGAGAGAAAATGACAAACAAACCGAAGATACATTCACAGTCGCTGGTACGAATATTGATGCCGTTAAAAGACAAAACGAACGATCAGGGATGTCATATAAAGAAGTACAAGAATTACTAGCCAGAACCACTGGCGGACATGGAACAGCAATCTATAGTGACACCAATATAGAAAAGGTGAAAGAACAAAACCAACAATCAACAGACTAA
- a CDS encoding DUF624 domain-containing protein, with the protein MESKQEFGQGILYTITNYIYWLFLSNIYFILANSIFLFFFMTLQQSFSNIILYFLALIPTGPAISALYYSMEKLIRTKELSPTKDFFEGYKKNLKDTLLLWIPILSVFFILLVDFQYLQGSNQILANVMLLLMIIGATLTMNILAINTRFKFRIRDIYKLAVYYSFNKFKNTIGGMFIIFLVGVLTVLTTNFLILFISSIVAYLLIVNAKGMLNDIESNFLKTSQAIQTGRQ; encoded by the coding sequence ATGGAGTCAAAACAAGAATTCGGTCAAGGCATATTGTATACCATAACGAACTATATCTACTGGTTGTTTCTTAGTAATATCTATTTTATTCTAGCGAATAGTATCTTTCTTTTTTTCTTTATGACTTTGCAGCAATCATTTTCAAATATTATCTTATATTTTCTAGCATTGATTCCAACAGGACCTGCCATTAGCGCTTTATATTATTCAATGGAAAAATTAATTAGAACGAAAGAGTTATCTCCAACGAAAGATTTTTTTGAAGGATATAAAAAGAATCTGAAAGATACCCTTTTACTATGGATTCCAATCCTCAGCGTGTTCTTTATTTTACTCGTTGATTTTCAATATTTACAGGGATCGAACCAAATCCTTGCCAATGTTATGCTTCTTCTAATGATCATTGGAGCCACGTTGACTATGAATATCCTCGCTATTAATACGCGATTTAAATTTAGAATACGAGATATCTATAAGCTTGCAGTCTACTATAGTTTTAATAAATTCAAAAATACGATTGGCGGTATGTTCATTATTTTTCTAGTAGGTGTCCTTACCGTACTGACAACGAATTTTCTTATCCTGTTTATTTCCAGTATCGTTGCCTATCTGCTGATAGTAAATGCTAAAGGGATGTTAAATGATATTGAAAGTAATTTCTTGAAAACCAGTCAAGCTATACAGACAGGGAGGCAATAA
- a CDS encoding carbohydrate ABC transporter permease, translating to MKESVEYKIFKVFNVIVLLLIIFCTLYPFVNVIAQSFSDETSINAGQVTLYPQGFNIDTYKTVISDKMFWINYKNTVVYTIVGTTISMILTTMFAYALSKRRLKGRRFLTLFAVFTMFFNGGLIPNYVLINSLGFGNTMWAIVIPGAISIYNMLIMKSFFENVPEELEEAASIDGLGTYGILWKIILPLSKAVMATMILFYAVSYWNSWFSAFLYLDQKELFPVTIYLRNMISGATGGLGAGATSADSLTQISANIKSVTMVLTILPILVVYPFVQKYFVSGIMLGSVK from the coding sequence ATGAAAGAATCCGTAGAATATAAAATTTTCAAAGTATTTAATGTAATTGTTTTACTCTTAATCATTTTTTGCACGCTTTATCCTTTTGTTAATGTCATTGCTCAGTCGTTTAGTGATGAGACGAGTATTAATGCAGGGCAGGTTACCTTATATCCTCAAGGGTTCAATATTGATACGTATAAAACAGTCATCAGCGATAAGATGTTCTGGATCAATTATAAAAACACCGTTGTCTATACAATTGTTGGAACGACGATATCGATGATTTTAACGACGATGTTCGCCTACGCTTTATCGAAAAGAAGATTGAAAGGGCGTAGATTTTTAACTCTATTTGCAGTCTTTACCATGTTTTTTAATGGCGGATTAATTCCTAACTATGTATTGATTAATAGTTTGGGATTTGGCAATACCATGTGGGCCATTGTTATTCCTGGTGCCATTAGTATTTATAATATGCTGATCATGAAATCATTCTTTGAAAATGTTCCAGAGGAATTAGAGGAAGCAGCCTCCATTGATGGATTAGGCACCTATGGGATCCTTTGGAAAATTATTTTACCGCTAAGTAAGGCGGTTATGGCTACTATGATCCTTTTTTACGCAGTTTCTTACTGGAATTCATGGTTTAGTGCCTTTTTATACTTAGATCAAAAAGAATTATTCCCAGTCACTATTTATCTTAGAAATATGATTTCAGGTGCTACTGGAGGGCTTGGTGCAGGAGCAACATCCGCTGACAGCTTAACTCAGATTTCAGCAAATATTAAATCCGTCACGATGGTATTGACCATTTTACCTATTTTGGTCGTGTATCCTTTTGTACAAAAGTATTTTGTATCGGGAATCATGCTGGGATCTGTTAAGTAA
- a CDS encoding PLD nuclease N-terminal domain-containing protein: MDNTLLIQLLVPVIILQFILVVTALVSLKNTEYTNGPKWMWVLIILFVNLIGPIVFFIFGKRGRRT; this comes from the coding sequence ATGGATAATACTCTATTGATTCAGCTTTTAGTGCCCGTTATCATTTTGCAATTTATTTTAGTCGTTACCGCGCTGGTTAGCTTGAAAAATACGGAATATACAAATGGTCCGAAATGGATGTGGGTTCTGATTATCCTTTTCGTCAATCTCATCGGTCCGATTGTCTTCTTTATTTTTGGAAAAAGAGGACGGAGGACATGA
- a CDS encoding transcriptional regulator, translated as MNINIENLSVENQLILFIGIGLLLLIQSTSIFISARRRGKNPWFWGFIGLLNIPSGTIFYYLFVIYPEKRKERKKNG; from the coding sequence ATGAACATAAATATAGAGAATCTTTCAGTAGAAAATCAACTTATTCTGTTTATCGGGATTGGATTATTATTGCTTATCCAAAGTACATCGATCTTTATTTCTGCAAGAAGACGCGGTAAAAATCCCTGGTTTTGGGGGTTTATAGGATTATTAAATATTCCGTCTGGTACTATTTTTTATTATTTATTTGTGATTTATCCTGAGAAACGAAAGGAGCGTAAGAAAAATGGATAA